The sequence TTCCGAATAAATAAAGTCCAGCATGGACAACTGTCGCATATAACTTGCAATTATTTGCATGTTTAATGAAAATATCACCTCGTGCCTCAACAATGGTCATGCCACCACCAAAAACGCCACCCTTAATATAAATATCACCTTGCGATGACTGGATTTCCTTTGCATTGGTAACGCCTTCATTTCCTTCAATGGAAATATCGCCCGTTGCTTTCACTGAATAGCCCGCGAGTACTGTCCCATAAATTGAAACAGCCCCGTCAAACGTAATAGATCCTGTTTCAGGCCCTACATCACCACTAATAATTAGTTGTTTTCCAATGCCAATAATCCCATTCGTATATTCTAGTGCACCACCATACATAGCACGAAGCACAGTCTTTCCCTCTTCTTCTTCCTCAGTTATCGCTTTTCGATCATAGGATAGTTTTTCATCATTGCCTTTTTGGGCAGAAATGACATTTCCATAGACATCCTGGCCATCGATCCCCTGTTGAGGAGGGATTTTTTCACCTATCCAATCGCCTTCCTTGACAGGAGTGACAAAGTTCATTTCATAATAGTCCGCCGAGCCATCTTCACGAATCACAGGTTTTTTTTCAGGGATTTCCATATATGTAATTACTGCATCAGCACCATTTTGTGGGGGTGATCCAGCAGCAATAGTCAACATTTCACCTGATTTAAATGTCACCTCTTCCAGAGGCTTTCTCCCATAAATAATCTCCGCTGTATCGAGCGCCAGATTGATCTGTTCTAGAATAGCCTGCCTGCTATTTTCGAATTCCTCTATAGACATATTGAACATGAGTTGGGCTTTCAGTTTGTCTGCTGTGACAAATAGCTCAAAATCAGGAAGCCAACTACCAATAACATGCTCCCCATCCACCTCTGTAAGTGCTTTTCGTAATACAGCGAACGAAGATATTTTCAAGCGAGGATATTGTTTTGTGATGGCATCAAATGACTTCAGTGGGAAACCAGCTTTTTTCGAATGTATTACTACTTTCTCTTTTTGCAAGACAAGGTCAAAATAATCATTTTCAATCAACACCGATGCTTCACCCTTTCTCTCTATCACCATTATAATGCATTTCAAAAATTTTAGTTGAAATATTGTGATTTTATTCAGAATAAGAAAAAATGCCTACTATATGAAAATAATTTTCCATACCTAGTAGGCACTCCAACTATTCTATTCAGTTAACTCGCCATATGCTCCAACCTAATCTTATCAGCAATCATCGCTATGAATTCCGAGTTCGTGGGTTTGCTTTTCAGATGATGCACGGTGTAGCCAAACATTTTGGAGATGACATCGTAATTCCCTCGGTTCCATGCGACTTCAATCGCATGGCGAATGGCACGTTCTACACGGGAGGATGTCGTATTATACTTTTTTGCAATCTCCGGATAAAGAACTTTAGTCACGGCACCAAGCAACTCAACATCTGTGTAGACCATTTGAATCGCTTCGCGGAGAAATGCATAGCCCTTAATATGGGCAGGTACACCAATTTCTTTGATAATAGATGTAATAGTCGTATCCAGTACTTTTTGACTGACTGTTCCAGGCACCTGCTCTACTTCCGGTTTAGATATAGGTACAATTGGCTTTCTTGTGCCCGCGACTTGGAAAATCTGATTAGCAAGTCGTTCGAATTCAAACGGTTTGAGCATGAAATAAGATGCGCCAAGGCTAGCCGCTTGCGTCATTACATCTTCTTGTCCAAATGCAGTTAGCATAATAATGTGCAGATCGGCAATTTGCGCATTCCCACTTAATGTTTCAAGTACTGCAATTCCATCTAAGTGTGGCATGATGATATCCAGCAATAGCACGTCTGGCTTTTTTTCTTCTAGCATCGACAGACATACTTTTCCGTTATTTGCGGTCCAGATGACGTCAATTTCGGGATGTCTTTCAAAATACGTCACCATCGTTTTCACCAATTCCTTGTTATCGTCAGCAATCGCTATTTTCAATTTATCCATTCCCATTTCCCTCCTGTACGTTTCTACATTTAAATTTTTTGAAAAAGTAGCAACCTTCTTTTTCATTGCCTAGGGGAAATTTTCGACAAATCATAGGACAACCCTTTTTTAAAAAATAAAAATGAATCTTCAGACATACGGTTTCCCTATATTTCGACGA comes from Sporosarcina sp. FSL K6-3457 and encodes:
- the spo0A gene encoding sporulation transcription factor Spo0A, which encodes MDKLKIAIADDNKELVKTMVTYFERHPEIDVIWTANNGKVCLSMLEEKKPDVLLLDIIMPHLDGIAVLETLSGNAQIADLHIIMLTAFGQEDVMTQAASLGASYFMLKPFEFERLANQIFQVAGTRKPIVPISKPEVEQVPGTVSQKVLDTTITSIIKEIGVPAHIKGYAFLREAIQMVYTDVELLGAVTKVLYPEIAKKYNTTSSRVERAIRHAIEVAWNRGNYDVISKMFGYTVHHLKSKPTNSEFIAMIADKIRLEHMAS
- a CDS encoding DUF342 domain-containing protein; protein product: MLIENDYFDLVLQKEKVVIHSKKAGFPLKSFDAITKQYPRLKISSFAVLRKALTEVDGEHVIGSWLPDFELFVTADKLKAQLMFNMSIEEFENSRQAILEQINLALDTAEIIYGRKPLEEVTFKSGEMLTIAAGSPPQNGADAVITYMEIPEKKPVIREDGSADYYEMNFVTPVKEGDWIGEKIPPQQGIDGQDVYGNVISAQKGNDEKLSYDRKAITEEEEEGKTVLRAMYGGALEYTNGIIGIGKQLIISGDVGPETGSITFDGAVSIYGTVLAGYSVKATGDISIEGNEGVTNAKEIQSSQGDIYIKGGVFGGGMTIVEARGDIFIKHANNCKLYATVVHAGLYLFGTDVIADRVLVDKNRGKIIGGHIEALYRIECAYAGNNHERTTILHAKGINKDGLYKEIQEMAKDLKERQSVLDRLEQHSVQFEKVAVGARGPQAEAYKKTKETIESNRIAIQELDKEIQTRMHIIKQAVPAQVEVAREAYPGAIIQIGSRSTTLHDSRKGVFEILDGVMNV